The genomic segment GACTGAAAAGTATCTTAGTAAAGCCATGGAATTAGATGAGTGGGTTTAAAGTTTAACAGTTAAGAATTTATAACTGAGTTGTTTTGATATTGGTGGAATGCTGTTCCACTTTGGATAAGACTGCCAATATGTATCATGACGTTTCAACAGATTACAAAAATGTGTTTTTGATGATAagtatttaaaatttttaaatatAATTTGAATCACCATATGCAGCCTACACATTTTGTAGTTGCAGTAAATCAGTTATTAGCCTCTTCAGTGCTGCGTGACGTATAAGTATGTCTGCAAAAATGCTTCACTCTTTGCcccatgatgtatgtgtgtgtgtgtgtgtgtgttcaggatttttcacagatCGATCTATCTGAAGTTGATGTGTCCCAGTaactggttgtttggttgttgttttttattgattGCTGCACAAGCATTTGGAGTTTCTGTCAATTATCAAAGTTGAAAAGCTATGAAGACAGGGCAACTCTGAAAACTaactttgatctttttttttttctttttgtatagaTTTTTTTAGAAGCTGTGGGGTTTGAGTAGTAGGATAACAGTTCAAATTAAAACTGCACAAATGTAAACAATCCTTTATCTGTTCATTGCAGGAACATCTGCGGCAACATTCCGGGGAAACCCCCTTCCACTGCGAGTACTGCCGGGGTATTGGATTCAAAACTCGAAACACGTACAAACGCCATATGAAAACATATCATGGTTACATCCTCACGAAGGACACTATGCTTAAAATGAGTGATGAGGAGTTTGCAAAAGTTAGAACCAAAAAATACAAGAAATCAAGCCAGAGGCAGCATGATGAGAAGTCGCCGACATCTTCAGGGTCTACAGCACCAGAGCCCATTCAGCCTGTCAGTACAGCCTCTGCCCCTCCTCTTACCCCTGCATCAGGTCCTTTACCACCTGTGGGGACCATTCTCTCTGGATTTAGTCCCTTGTCCTCCCAAGCTCCCTTGGGCATCCTGCCTGCCATGGGGGCTATTGAAGCACGAGCACCAGTTGGTGTTCTGGGGCCAAATACGGTCTGCCATGCAATTGTGTACCCGACTTACACCAGTTCTGTTCAAGCACCCATCAGTTTCATGCCACAGGTCACATTTGCCATGGGACAACCTAGCATTGAGGGGGGTCAGCCCAACATTGGTATGGGTCAACCTGGCATCGGGGTAGGACAACCTGGCAATGGAGTTGGGCAAACGTAACCCAGAAGTGCTCACTGTGGTTTGCGCCACGTGTTTTGtcttaatttatttgtttgtttttttccccacccagtGCAGCCTCCTCTGTGTTCTTCTTTTATGTGTAATGTTGGGAcccatgtgattgtgtgtgttgtgttgggcctTCTTTGTGGCTATGTCTGTAAGACTACAAATTGATGTATAACtgttgtacctgtgtgtgtgtgtgtgtgtgtgtgtgtgtgtgtgtgtgtgtgtgtaaggtggagtagggaaatgtatgtgtgcatgtatatgtgtgggtggaaGCACATTGTAtagtttgttatttttgtgtacATTTGTAT from the Babylonia areolata isolate BAREFJ2019XMU chromosome 21, ASM4173473v1, whole genome shotgun sequence genome contains:
- the LOC143296743 gene encoding uncharacterized protein LOC143296743; protein product: MMIHLGKYMYTCKHCKREFRHKSHFKEHLRQHSGETPFHCEYCRGIGFKTRNTYKRHMKTYHGYILTKDTMLKMSDEEFAKVRTKKYKKSSQRQHDEKSPTSSGSTAPEPIQPVSTASAPPLTPASGPLPPVGTILSGFSPLSSQAPLGILPAMGAIEARAPVGVLGPNTVCHAIVYPTYTSSVQAPISFMPQVTFAMGQPSIEGGQPNIGMGQPGIGVGQPGNGVGQT